From one Pseudomonas sp. S35 genomic stretch:
- a CDS encoding MFS transporter, which yields MRWATYFAVLASVLSVGLALGVSMPLVSLRLEGWGYGSFAIGVMAAMPAFGVLLGAKVSSRLAAWLGTANLMRLCMWCGAVSIGLLAILPSYPIWLVLRLMIGVILTIVFILGESWINQLVVEQWRGRLVALYGCSYALSQLSGPLLLGVIGTDHDYGIWVGVGLLVIAPLALLGRCGAPTADSFSVTFADLWRFCRSLPAIAWAVALFAAFEAMILTLLPVYCLQQGFTAEIALAMVSAVVVGDALLQLPIGALADYLPRRTLFLSCAVLLLVSSLAIPLALHTLLIWPIWVLFGASAGGLFTLSLILIGERYRDDALVRANAHIAQLWGIGCLIGPLVAGAGSQWISGHALPFLMAAGALGLVLLLLRQGAFGAAQPA from the coding sequence ATGCGTTGGGCGACTTATTTCGCCGTGTTGGCCTCGGTACTCAGTGTCGGCCTGGCTCTGGGGGTGAGCATGCCGTTGGTGTCCCTGCGCCTGGAAGGTTGGGGCTACGGCAGTTTCGCCATCGGCGTGATGGCCGCGATGCCGGCGTTCGGCGTATTGCTCGGCGCCAAGGTCTCTAGCCGGCTGGCCGCATGGCTCGGCACTGCCAATCTGATGCGTCTGTGTATGTGGTGCGGGGCGGTGTCCATCGGTTTACTGGCGATCCTGCCCAGCTACCCGATATGGCTGGTTCTGCGCCTGATGATCGGGGTGATCCTGACCATCGTGTTTATCCTCGGTGAAAGCTGGATCAACCAGTTGGTGGTGGAGCAGTGGCGTGGTCGATTGGTGGCGCTATACGGTTGCAGTTATGCCTTGAGCCAACTGTCCGGGCCACTGCTGCTGGGCGTGATCGGCACCGACCATGACTATGGCATCTGGGTCGGTGTGGGCTTGTTGGTGATTGCCCCGCTGGCATTGCTGGGCCGTTGCGGCGCACCCACCGCCGATTCGTTCAGCGTGACCTTCGCCGACCTGTGGCGCTTTTGCCGCAGCCTGCCGGCGATTGCCTGGGCGGTGGCGCTGTTCGCCGCGTTCGAGGCGATGATCCTGACACTGCTGCCGGTGTATTGCCTGCAACAAGGCTTCACCGCCGAGATTGCCCTGGCGATGGTCAGCGCGGTGGTGGTCGGCGATGCGCTGCTGCAATTGCCCATCGGCGCGCTGGCCGACTACCTGCCGCGACGTACGCTGTTTCTGAGTTGCGCGGTGCTGTTGCTGGTGTCGAGCCTGGCGATTCCCTTGGCGTTGCACACGTTGCTGATCTGGCCGATATGGGTGTTGTTCGGCGCCAGTGCGGGCGGGTTGTTTACGCTGTCGCTGATCTTGATCGGCGAGCGTTATCGCGATGATGCGCTGGTGCGTGCCAACGCTCATATCGCGCAGTTGTGGGGGATCGGTTGCCTGATCGGCCCGCTGGTGGCCGGCGCCGGCAGCCAGTGGATCAGCGGGCATGCGTTGCCCTTCCTGATGGCAGCCGGGGCGTTGGGGTTGGTGCTGCTGTTGCTGCGCCAGGGTGCATTCGGTGCCGCACAGCCAGCCTGA
- the rpmB gene encoding 50S ribosomal protein L28: MSRVCQVTGKGPVTGNNISHANNKTRRRFLPNLQHHRFWVEEEKRFVRLRVSAKGMRIIDKRGITVVLAEIRAAGKI, from the coding sequence ATGTCGAGAGTCTGTCAAGTTACCGGTAAGGGTCCGGTGACTGGGAATAACATTTCCCACGCAAATAACAAAACCCGTCGTCGTTTCCTGCCGAACCTGCAGCATCACCGCTTCTGGGTTGAAGAAGAGAAACGTTTTGTTCGCCTGCGTGTATCTGCCAAAGGCATGCGCATCATCGACAAGCGTGGCATCACTGTCGTGCTGGCCGAAATCCGTGCCGCTGGCAAGATCTAA
- a CDS encoding phospholipase D family protein, which produces MIRRLLPFCLLGALALGGCATVSTPRIPSDALPAAQSSFGRSIQAQAAPYQGRSGFRLLPNSSEAFMARAELIRNAQASLDLQYYIVHDGISTRMLVDELLKAADRGVRVRILLDDTTSDGLDQIIATLAAHPKIEIRLFNPLHLGRSTGVTRALGRLFDLSLQHRRMHNKLWLADNSVAIVGGRNLGDEYFDAEPNLNFTDIDMLSVGPVAEQLGHSFDQYWNSALSKPIDDFVSNSPSKGDLAAARARLEASLAESRQQNHALYNRLRAYQTQPRMDIWRRELIWAWNQALWDAPSKVLAKADPDPRLLLTTQLAPELEGVDHELIMISAYFVPGQPGLVYLTGRADAGVSVSLLTNALEATDVPAVHGGYAPYRKALLEHGVKLFELRRQPGDGSGSGPHLFRRGTLRGSDSSLHSKAMIFDRTKSFIGSLNFDPRSVLWNTEVGVLVDSPELAEHVRNLALQGMAPALSYEAKLQGGQVVWVTEDNGQLHTLAREPGSWWRRFNAWFATSVGLERML; this is translated from the coding sequence ATGATTCGACGGCTTTTACCGTTTTGCCTGTTGGGAGCCCTCGCCCTGGGTGGCTGCGCCACGGTGAGCACACCGCGCATCCCCAGCGACGCGCTGCCGGCGGCACAGTCGTCGTTCGGGCGCTCGATCCAGGCCCAGGCCGCACCGTATCAGGGTCGCTCGGGCTTTCGCCTGCTGCCCAACAGCAGCGAAGCGTTCATGGCTCGCGCCGAGCTGATCCGCAACGCCCAGGCCAGCCTCGACTTGCAGTACTACATCGTCCACGACGGCATCAGCACGCGCATGCTGGTGGATGAACTGCTCAAGGCCGCCGACCGTGGCGTGCGTGTGCGCATCCTGCTGGATGACACCACCAGCGACGGCCTCGACCAGATCATCGCCACCCTCGCCGCCCACCCCAAGATCGAGATTCGCCTGTTCAACCCCCTGCACCTGGGGCGCAGCACCGGTGTGACGCGGGCTCTGGGGCGCCTGTTCGACCTGTCGCTGCAACACCGGCGCATGCACAACAAACTGTGGCTGGCGGACAACAGCGTGGCCATCGTCGGCGGGCGAAACCTGGGGGATGAGTATTTCGACGCAGAGCCCAACCTGAACTTCACCGATATCGACATGCTCAGCGTCGGGCCGGTAGCCGAGCAGCTCGGGCACAGTTTCGATCAGTATTGGAACAGCGCGCTGAGCAAGCCCATCGATGACTTCGTCTCAAACAGCCCCTCCAAAGGCGACTTGGCCGCCGCGCGCGCGCGCCTTGAAGCGTCGCTGGCCGAATCGCGCCAGCAAAATCACGCGCTGTACAACCGCCTGCGCGCCTACCAGACCCAACCACGCATGGACATCTGGCGCCGCGAGCTGATCTGGGCCTGGAACCAGGCGCTGTGGGACGCGCCGAGCAAGGTGCTGGCCAAGGCCGACCCAGACCCGCGCCTGCTGCTGACGACCCAACTGGCGCCGGAGCTTGAGGGCGTCGACCACGAGCTGATAATGATCTCGGCGTACTTCGTGCCGGGGCAACCTGGGCTGGTGTACCTGACAGGCCGGGCCGACGCGGGTGTTTCGGTGAGCCTGCTGACCAATGCCCTTGAAGCCACCGACGTGCCGGCTGTGCACGGTGGCTATGCGCCGTATCGCAAGGCGCTGCTGGAGCACGGGGTCAAACTCTTCGAGCTGCGCCGCCAGCCGGGTGACGGCAGCGGCAGCGGCCCGCACCTGTTTCGCCGGGGCACCTTGCGCGGCTCAGACTCGAGCCTGCACAGCAAGGCGATGATCTTTGATCGGACGAAGTCGTTTATCGGCTCGCTCAACTTCGACCCGCGCTCTGTGCTGTGGAACACCGAAGTCGGCGTATTGGTGGACAGCCCCGAGCTGGCGGAACACGTGCGCAACCTGGCGCTGCAAGGCATGGCGCCAGCCTTGAGCTATGAGGCGAAATTGCAGGGCGGCCAGGTGGTGTGGGTGACTGAAGATAACGGCCAGTTGCACACCCTGGCCCGCGAGCCTGGCAGTTGGTGGCGGCGGTTCAATGCATGGTTCGCCACCAGCGTCGGCCTGGAACGCATGCTCTAG
- the rpmG gene encoding 50S ribosomal protein L33: MRELIRMISSAGTGHFYTTDKNKRTTPDKLEKKMFDPRVRKHVIYKEGKIK; encoded by the coding sequence ATGCGTGAATTGATTCGAATGATCTCTAGCGCCGGTACTGGTCACTTCTACACTACCGACAAGAACAAGCGTACTACCCCGGACAAGCTCGAAAAGAAAATGTTCGACCCGCGCGTTCGCAAGCACGTGATCTACAAAGAAGGCAAAATCAAGTAA
- a CDS encoding PLP-dependent aminotransferase family protein, giving the protein MTLYVNLAQVLGTRIEQGFYRPGDRLPSVRALSVEHGVSLSTVQQAYRLLEDNGLAMPKPKSGYFVPVGRELPALPEVGRPAQRPVDISQWDQVLELIRAVPRKDVIQMGRGMPDVLSPTMKPLLRSLARVSRRQDLPGLYYDNILGCMELREQIARLSLDSGCQLTAEDIVITTGCHEALSASIHAICEPGDIVAVDSPSFHGAMQTLKGLGMKALEIPTDPITGISLEALELALEQWPIKVIQLTPNCNNPLGYIMPEARKRALLTLAQRFDVAIIEDDVYGELAYSYPRPRTIKSFDEDGRVLLCSSFSKTLAPGLRIGWVAPGRYLERVLHMKYISTGSTATQPQIAIAEFLKGGHFEPHLRRMRTQYQRNRDLMLDWVTRYFPTGTRASRPQGSFMLWIELPDGFDTLKLNRVLIEQGVQVAVGSIFSASGKYRNCLRMNYAAKPTPQVEEAVRKVGAAAIKMLAESAD; this is encoded by the coding sequence ATGACCCTCTACGTCAACCTCGCGCAAGTGCTGGGCACGCGCATCGAGCAGGGCTTCTATCGCCCCGGTGATCGCCTGCCGTCTGTACGGGCCTTGAGCGTAGAGCACGGGGTCAGCCTGAGTACCGTGCAGCAGGCTTATCGCTTGCTGGAAGATAACGGCCTGGCAATGCCCAAGCCGAAATCGGGCTACTTCGTGCCCGTTGGCCGCGAACTACCGGCCCTGCCCGAAGTAGGCCGACCGGCACAACGCCCGGTGGACATTTCCCAATGGGACCAGGTGCTGGAACTGATTCGCGCCGTACCACGCAAAGACGTCATACAGATGGGCCGAGGCATGCCGGATGTATTGTCGCCCACCATGAAGCCCTTGCTGCGAAGCCTTGCCCGCGTCAGCCGACGCCAGGATCTGCCTGGGCTGTACTACGACAACATCCTTGGCTGTATGGAATTACGCGAGCAAATTGCCCGGCTGTCATTGGACTCCGGCTGCCAACTGACCGCCGAAGACATCGTGATCACCACGGGCTGCCACGAGGCGCTGTCTGCCAGCATCCACGCGATTTGCGAGCCTGGGGATATCGTCGCGGTGGACTCACCCAGCTTCCACGGCGCCATGCAGACCCTCAAGGGGCTGGGCATGAAAGCCCTGGAAATCCCCACAGATCCGATCACCGGCATCAGCCTCGAGGCCCTGGAACTGGCGCTGGAACAATGGCCGATCAAGGTTATCCAGCTCACTCCCAACTGCAACAACCCGCTGGGCTACATCATGCCGGAGGCGCGCAAACGCGCCTTGCTGACCCTGGCCCAACGCTTTGACGTGGCGATCATCGAAGACGATGTGTATGGCGAACTGGCCTACAGCTACCCACGCCCGCGCACCATTAAATCCTTCGACGAAGACGGCCGTGTGTTGCTGTGCAGCTCGTTCTCGAAGACCCTGGCGCCCGGCCTGCGCATTGGCTGGGTAGCCCCCGGGCGCTACCTTGAGCGGGTGCTGCACATGAAATACATCAGCACCGGCTCCACCGCGACCCAACCGCAGATCGCCATCGCCGAGTTCCTCAAGGGCGGCCATTTCGAACCGCATTTGCGACGGATGCGCACCCAATACCAACGCAATCGCGACTTGATGCTCGATTGGGTTACCCGCTACTTCCCAACTGGCACCCGCGCCAGCCGTCCCCAGGGCAGCTTCATGCTGTGGATAGAGCTGCCGGACGGCTTCGATACCCTCAAGCTCAATCGCGTGCTGATAGAACAGGGCGTACAGGTGGCCGTGGGCAGCATTTTTTCGGCGTCGGGCAAATACCGCAATTGCCTGCGCATGAACTACGCTGCCAAGCCCACGCCGCAGGTTGAAGAAGCCGTGCGCAAGGTCGGTGCCGCGGCGATCAAGATGCTGGCCGAGTCGGCAGACTGA
- a CDS encoding ABC transporter substrate-binding protein, with translation MRLAALPLLLAPLFIAPLASAATNLSVCTEASPEGFDVVQYNSLTTTNASADVLMNRLVDFDAASGKLVPSLADSWDVSPDGLTYTFKLHPDVKFHRTEYFTPSRSLTAEDVRFSFERMLDPANPWHKIAQSGFPHAQSLQLPTLVKKIDALDPLTVRFTLDHADSTFLAALSMGFASIYPAEYADKLLKAGTPEKLNSQPIGTGPFIFSRFQKDAVVRYKANLDYFGGKPAVDNLIFAITPDANVRLQKLRRDECQIALSPKPLDVGEAEKDPTLKVEKTAAFMTAFVAINSQHPPLDKPEVRQAINLAFDKASYLKAVFEGTAEAANGPYPPNTWSYAKDLPGYPQDLAKAKALLDRAGLKDGFKTTIWTRPTGSLLNPNPNLGAQLLQADLAKVGIQAEIRVIEWGELIRRAKAGEHDLLFMGWAGDNGDPDNFLTPQFSCAAVKSGTNFARYCDPALDKLISAGKTTSEQGVRSKLYQQAQAQIQQQALWLPLAHPTAFALARKSVEGYQVSPFGRQDFSKVSVKP, from the coding sequence ATGCGCCTCGCTGCCCTACCGTTGTTGCTTGCCCCTCTCTTTATCGCGCCGCTGGCCTCTGCCGCCACCAACCTGAGCGTGTGCACCGAGGCCAGCCCCGAAGGGTTCGATGTGGTGCAGTACAACTCGCTGACCACCACCAATGCCTCGGCCGACGTGCTGATGAACCGCCTGGTGGACTTCGATGCCGCCAGCGGCAAGCTGGTGCCAAGCCTGGCGGACAGCTGGGACGTATCGCCGGACGGCCTGACGTACACCTTCAAGCTGCACCCGGACGTTAAATTCCATCGTACCGAGTACTTCACCCCAAGCCGCAGCCTGACCGCCGAGGACGTGCGCTTCAGCTTCGAGCGCATGCTCGACCCCGCCAACCCGTGGCACAAGATCGCCCAGAGCGGCTTCCCCCACGCCCAGTCCCTGCAATTGCCGACACTGGTCAAGAAGATCGACGCCCTCGACCCGCTGACGGTGCGCTTCACCCTGGATCACGCCGACTCCACCTTCCTTGCGGCCCTGAGCATGGGCTTTGCCTCGATCTACCCGGCCGAATACGCCGACAAGCTGCTCAAGGCCGGTACACCCGAGAAGCTCAACAGCCAACCGATCGGCACCGGGCCGTTCATTTTCAGCCGTTTCCAGAAAGATGCCGTGGTTCGCTACAAGGCCAACCTGGACTACTTTGGCGGCAAACCGGCTGTGGATAACTTGATCTTCGCCATTACCCCCGACGCCAATGTGCGCTTGCAGAAACTGCGCCGCGATGAGTGCCAGATCGCCCTGTCTCCCAAGCCGTTGGATGTGGGCGAGGCAGAGAAAGATCCTACGCTCAAGGTAGAAAAGACCGCCGCGTTCATGACCGCATTCGTGGCCATCAACAGCCAGCATCCACCATTGGACAAGCCCGAAGTGCGTCAGGCGATCAACCTGGCATTCGACAAGGCCAGCTACCTCAAGGCCGTGTTTGAAGGCACTGCCGAAGCTGCCAATGGCCCTTACCCACCCAACACCTGGAGCTACGCCAAGGATCTGCCGGGTTATCCACAGGACCTCGCCAAGGCCAAGGCCCTGCTGGATCGCGCCGGGCTCAAGGACGGCTTCAAGACCACAATCTGGACCCGCCCCACCGGCAGCCTGCTCAACCCCAATCCGAACCTGGGCGCGCAATTGCTACAAGCCGACCTGGCCAAGGTCGGCATCCAGGCCGAGATCCGCGTGATCGAATGGGGCGAGTTGATTCGCCGCGCCAAGGCGGGTGAGCACGATCTGCTGTTCATGGGGTGGGCCGGCGACAACGGCGACCCGGATAACTTCCTGACGCCGCAGTTCTCCTGCGCAGCGGTGAAATCCGGCACCAACTTCGCTCGCTACTGCGACCCGGCGCTGGACAAGCTGATCAGCGCGGGCAAGACCACCAGCGAGCAAGGGGTGCGCAGCAAGCTGTATCAACAGGCCCAAGCGCAGATCCAGCAGCAGGCACTGTGGCTGCCGCTGGCGCACCCAACGGCGTTCGCCCTGGCGCGCAAGAGTGTCGAGGGTTACCAGGTGAGCCCGTTCGGGCGCCAGGATTTCTCGAAAGTCAGCGTCAAGCCCTGA
- the dut gene encoding dUTP diphosphatase, with the protein MHALQAKILDPRIGTEFPLPAYATPGSAGLDLRAMLKQDTVLEPGQTVLIPTGLSIYVGDPGLAALILPRSGLGHKHGIVLGNLVGLIDSDYQGELMVSCWNRGQTAFNIAVGERIAQLVLVPVVQAHFELVQEFDETQRGAGGFGHSGSH; encoded by the coding sequence ATGCACGCTTTGCAAGCCAAGATCCTCGACCCCCGCATCGGCACCGAATTCCCACTGCCGGCCTACGCCACCCCAGGTTCCGCTGGCCTGGACCTGCGCGCCATGCTCAAGCAAGACACCGTGCTTGAGCCGGGCCAGACCGTCCTGATCCCTACCGGCCTGTCGATCTACGTCGGCGACCCTGGCCTGGCGGCACTGATCCTGCCGCGCTCTGGCCTGGGCCACAAACACGGCATCGTGCTGGGCAACCTGGTGGGCCTGATCGACTCGGATTACCAAGGCGAACTGATGGTGTCCTGCTGGAACCGCGGCCAGACCGCATTCAACATCGCGGTCGGCGAACGCATCGCCCAGCTCGTTCTTGTGCCAGTGGTACAGGCGCACTTCGAACTGGTGCAGGAGTTCGACGAAACCCAACGCGGCGCAGGCGGTTTTGGGCATTCGGGCAGCCACTGA
- a CDS encoding aldehyde dehydrogenase, whose protein sequence is MTTLTRADWEQRAKDLKIEGRAYINGEYTAAVSGDTFECLSPVDGRLLTTVSSCDAADAQRAVENARATFNSGVWSRLAPAKRKATMIRFAALLKANAKELALLETLDMGKPISDSLNIDVPGAANALSWSGEAIDKIYDEVAATPHDQLGLVTREPVGVVGAIVPWNFPLMMACWKLGPALSTGNSVILKPSEKSPLTAIRIAALAVEAGIPKGVFNVLPGYGHTVGNALALHMDVDTLVFTGSTKIAKQLLIRSGESNMKRVWLEAGGKSPNIVFADAPDLQAAANSAASAIAFNQGEVCTAGSRLLVERSIKDSFLPLVIEALKAWKPGNPLDPATTVGALVDTQQMNTVLSYIEAGHSDGAKLVAGGKRILEETGGTYVEPTIFDGVTNAMKIAQEEIFGPVLSVITFDSAEEAIKIANDTVYGLAAAVWTADISKAHLTAKALRAGSVWVNQYDGGDMTAPFGGFKQSGNGRDKSLHAFDKYTELKSTWIKL, encoded by the coding sequence ATGACCACCCTGACCCGTGCCGATTGGGAACAACGCGCCAAGGATCTGAAGATCGAGGGCCGCGCCTACATCAATGGCGAATACACCGCCGCTGTTTCCGGTGACACCTTCGAATGCCTCAGCCCGGTCGATGGCCGCCTGTTGACCACCGTTTCCAGCTGTGACGCCGCCGACGCCCAGCGTGCCGTGGAAAATGCCCGCGCCACCTTCAATTCCGGCGTCTGGTCGCGCCTGGCGCCGGCCAAACGCAAAGCCACCATGATCCGTTTCGCCGCGCTGCTCAAGGCCAATGCCAAAGAGCTGGCACTGCTCGAAACCCTGGACATGGGCAAGCCGATCAGCGACTCCCTGAACATCGACGTACCCGGCGCGGCGAATGCCCTGAGCTGGAGCGGCGAGGCCATCGACAAGATCTACGACGAAGTTGCCGCAACGCCGCACGATCAACTGGGCCTGGTGACCCGCGAGCCGGTCGGCGTGGTTGGCGCCATCGTGCCGTGGAACTTCCCGTTGATGATGGCCTGCTGGAAACTCGGCCCTGCGCTCTCCACCGGCAACTCGGTGATCCTCAAGCCGTCCGAGAAATCCCCGCTCACGGCCATCCGTATCGCGGCCCTGGCGGTTGAAGCCGGTATCCCGAAAGGCGTGTTCAACGTGCTGCCGGGCTACGGCCATACCGTTGGCAATGCGCTGGCGTTGCACATGGACGTCGACACCCTGGTGTTCACCGGCTCGACCAAGATCGCCAAGCAGCTGTTGATTCGCTCCGGCGAGTCGAACATGAAGCGCGTGTGGCTGGAAGCCGGCGGCAAGAGCCCGAACATCGTGTTCGCCGACGCCCCGGACCTGCAAGCGGCCGCCAACTCTGCTGCCAGCGCCATCGCCTTCAACCAGGGCGAAGTCTGCACTGCCGGTTCGCGCCTGCTGGTGGAACGCTCGATCAAAGATTCATTCCTGCCGCTGGTCATCGAGGCGCTCAAGGCCTGGAAACCCGGCAACCCGCTGGACCCGGCGACCACCGTCGGCGCGCTGGTGGACACCCAGCAGATGAACACCGTGCTGTCGTACATCGAGGCGGGTCACAGCGATGGCGCCAAGTTGGTGGCTGGCGGCAAGCGCATCCTGGAGGAAACCGGCGGTACCTACGTCGAGCCAACGATTTTCGACGGCGTGACCAACGCCATGAAGATCGCCCAGGAAGAGATCTTCGGCCCGGTCCTGTCGGTGATTACCTTCGACAGCGCCGAAGAAGCCATCAAGATTGCCAACGACACGGTGTATGGCCTGGCCGCAGCGGTATGGACGGCTGATATCTCCAAGGCGCACCTGACCGCCAAGGCCTTGCGCGCCGGTAGCGTGTGGGTCAACCAGTACGATGGCGGCGACATGACCGCGCCGTTTGGTGGTTTCAAGCAATCGGGCAATGGCCGCGACAAGTCGCTGCATGCGTTCGACAAATACACCGAGCTGAAGTCCACCTGGATCAAGCTCTAA
- the radC gene encoding DNA repair protein RadC: MSIRDWPATERPREKLLAWGAASLSDAELLAIFLRTGVPGKSAVDLARSLLAQFGGLRPLLEASQTLFSQQAGLGPAKFAQLQAVLEMARRHMAERLRSESVLESPLAVRSYLKALLRHEPHEIFGCLFLDSKHRVLGFEALFQGTIDATVVYPRQVVKRALAYNAAALILCHNHPSGSAEPSAADRTLTKTLQKALEVVDVRLLDHIIVGDGDPLSMAEHGWM; the protein is encoded by the coding sequence ATGAGTATTCGAGATTGGCCGGCGACAGAGCGGCCGCGGGAGAAGCTTTTGGCGTGGGGGGCGGCGAGTTTGTCAGACGCTGAACTATTGGCGATTTTCTTGCGCACCGGTGTCCCCGGGAAAAGCGCGGTGGACCTGGCGCGAAGCCTGTTGGCGCAATTTGGTGGCTTGCGCCCGCTGCTGGAGGCCAGCCAGACGTTGTTCAGCCAGCAAGCGGGCCTGGGGCCAGCAAAATTTGCCCAGTTGCAGGCGGTGTTGGAAATGGCCCGCCGCCATATGGCCGAGCGGCTGCGCAGTGAGTCGGTGCTCGAAAGCCCGCTGGCTGTGCGCAGCTATCTCAAGGCGCTGCTGCGCCATGAGCCCCACGAGATCTTTGGATGCCTGTTTCTTGATTCAAAGCACCGAGTGTTGGGTTTCGAGGCCCTGTTCCAAGGCACCATCGATGCTACGGTGGTTTACCCTCGGCAAGTGGTCAAGCGCGCGCTGGCGTACAACGCTGCAGCGTTGATCCTGTGCCACAACCATCCTTCCGGAAGTGCGGAGCCCAGCGCGGCTGATCGAACATTGACCAAGACCCTTCAGAAGGCCCTGGAAGTGGTGGACGTGCGGTTGCTGGATCACATTATCGTAGGGGATGGCGACCCATTGTCGATGGCTGAACATGGGTGGATGTAG
- a CDS encoding cupin domain-containing protein: MSIQDIVDFSQANTAPERYRPAAEKILKGDPEQTVYNHYNSPCGQMNAGVWEGQVGQWKVNYTEHEYCEIVQGVSVLRDAEGNAKTLRAGDRFVIPAGFSGTWEVLQACRKIYVVFEQKA; this comes from the coding sequence ATGAGCATCCAGGACATCGTCGACTTCAGCCAAGCCAACACCGCCCCCGAGCGCTATCGCCCTGCCGCCGAAAAAATCCTCAAGGGCGATCCCGAGCAAACGGTCTACAACCACTACAACAGTCCGTGCGGCCAGATGAACGCCGGGGTCTGGGAGGGCCAAGTCGGGCAATGGAAGGTCAACTACACCGAGCATGAGTATTGCGAGATCGTGCAGGGTGTGTCCGTGCTACGCGACGCCGAGGGTAACGCCAAGACCTTGCGCGCCGGTGACCGCTTTGTGATCCCGGCCGGTTTCAGCGGTACCTGGGAAGTGCTGCAAGCCTGCCGCAAGATCTACGTGGTGTTCGAACAGAAAGCCTGA
- the coaBC gene encoding bifunctional phosphopantothenoylcysteine decarboxylase/phosphopantothenate--cysteine ligase CoaBC, whose product MQRLYRKRIVLGVGGGIAAYKSAELVRRLLDQGAEVRVVMTRGGSEFITPLTMQALSGHPVHLDLLDPAAEAAMGHIELAKWADLVLIAPATADLIARLAQGIADDLLTTLVLATDATVAIAPAMNQAMWRDPATQANTQLLQSRGLKVFGPASGSQACGDVGMGRMLEATDLALCAAECFQHLALTGKHVLITAGPTQENIDPVRYITNHSSGKMGFALAEAAVEAGARVTLITGPVHLPTPDRVTRIDVVSARDMLAACEAAIPCDLFIASAAVADYRPEVVAPQKLKKDPTSGDGLLLQMVRNPDILATIATRPDRPFSVGFAAETEHLLDYAARKLKDKNLDLIVANDVANPSIGFNSEENACSVIDRDLHATLFAQTSKGKIARQLISFIAQRLNQV is encoded by the coding sequence ATGCAGCGTCTGTATCGGAAACGCATCGTTCTCGGCGTCGGCGGCGGCATTGCCGCCTACAAGAGCGCAGAACTGGTTCGCAGGCTCCTGGACCAAGGCGCCGAAGTGCGCGTGGTCATGACCCGTGGCGGCAGCGAGTTCATCACGCCGCTGACCATGCAAGCCTTGTCCGGCCACCCGGTTCACCTGGACCTGCTGGACCCGGCGGCCGAAGCCGCCATGGGCCATATCGAACTGGCCAAATGGGCCGACCTGGTGCTGATCGCCCCGGCCACCGCCGACCTGATCGCCCGATTGGCCCAAGGTATCGCCGACGACCTGCTGACCACCCTGGTACTGGCCACCGACGCCACCGTTGCCATCGCCCCGGCCATGAACCAGGCCATGTGGCGCGACCCGGCCACCCAGGCCAACACCCAGCTCCTGCAAAGCCGTGGCCTCAAGGTGTTCGGCCCGGCCTCCGGCAGCCAGGCCTGTGGCGATGTCGGCATGGGCCGCATGCTCGAAGCCACCGACCTGGCGCTGTGCGCCGCCGAGTGCTTCCAGCACCTGGCCCTGACCGGCAAACACGTGCTGATCACCGCCGGCCCAACCCAGGAAAACATCGACCCGGTGCGCTACATCACCAACCATAGCTCAGGGAAAATGGGCTTTGCGCTGGCCGAAGCCGCGGTCGAAGCGGGTGCTCGTGTCACCCTGATCACCGGCCCGGTGCATTTGCCGACACCAGACCGCGTCACCCGAATCGACGTAGTCAGCGCCCGGGACATGCTCGCGGCCTGTGAAGCGGCGATTCCCTGCGACCTGTTTATCGCCTCGGCAGCAGTTGCAGACTACCGCCCGGAAGTCGTCGCCCCGCAAAAGCTCAAGAAAGACCCTACAAGCGGCGACGGCCTGCTCCTGCAAATGGTGCGCAACCCGGACATCCTGGCCACCATCGCCACCCGGCCGGATCGCCCGTTCAGTGTCGGCTTCGCCGCCGAAACCGAGCACCTGCTGGACTACGCCGCGCGCAAACTGAAAGACAAAAACCTCGACCTGATCGTTGCCAATGATGTCGCCAACCCGAGCATCGGCTTCAACAGTGAGGAAAACGCCTGCAGCGTGATCGACCGCGACCTGCACGCCACCCTTTTCGCCCAGACCAGCAAGGGCAAAATTGCCCGCCAACTGATCTCTTTTATCGCCCAACGGCTGAACCAGGTTTAA